DNA from Prunus persica cultivar Lovell chromosome G6, Prunus_persica_NCBIv2, whole genome shotgun sequence:
AGGCTATGTCCACCTGAAGATCACATATTATCCATTACTTCAATACTTTATGTATTATCATGTTGCTAAAAAAGCATCTAAAAATAACAATTGGCATGTACATAATTCTATATCCAACTTACCAAACTGAACTGACCCAGAAAGAATGGCCCATCATCAAACTTTTTAAGAGCATTCTCTAAGTAATCAAACTGAGCATCTGATGCAGATAACGAATTTTGGTCAGTTTAAATTTATCAACAAAAACAGTCACCCTAATGGGAAAAACTTCCAAGTCTTACCGGCTTCTTTTGCTGCGTCTCCTTTGAATGAAGAATACAAGGCCCTAGTGAAGGTATCAGTGTAGGTTATTAGTTCTTCACCAAACTTTCTTCTCTCAGGATCCTAAAACAATTTCACGGAACCACTTTGGTCAAATTTCTGAGAGACAAAGATAGGTTATCAGAGGCAAAGTTAACTGATGGAAAGATATCTTACAGTGGGGAAAAGTGAAGGCCCTTCAAAGTTATTATCCACATATTTGATCAGATCAAGACTCTCTCCAATGACCTTTCCATTGTGCTCCAGTGATGGCACCTATAAAATAATCAATCAAGAGATCTTTCCAGCTTCAACAAATATTCCACAGATAATCAATAATAACAAAGAACATAACTTTGTTCAAGTATATCACCTTATTCTCAGGATAGACCTTTTCCTTGTACCAAGCAGGCCTGTTTTGAAGATTTATAGGGACTAACTTGATCTTATCTTGCAAACCCTGCGGCACAAAAattcaacacaaaacaaacagtAAGACAACATATTGGATATGGGTTCTGATTAATTCcacattttataatattaaatcCAAGCTAACAAATGAAAAcatataacaaaaaagaaaaagaaaaaaaagataaagtgaGGTCTTTTATAACATAAGGGTCCTGTCAAGAGTTCCAAAAACAGAGGAGATAAACAACCTTATAATTCCTAGTGATCCACACCCGCTGTGCAAATGGGCAGGTATAACATACGTACAGCCTTCAAAATACAAAGtcaacaattaaaaaagcaCATAGCAAACACAGTGAACTGAactgaaacccaaaaaaaacagcaaaaacaaattagaTGAAAGAGCTAAACCTTGTAGTGCCATCAAAAAGAGGAGGCGGGCTGGAAGTGGAATCCAACGGTGGAGAAAGATCCTCATGTCTGcaagaccccaaaaaaaaaaaaccagtagTAATtttagcaacaacaaaaacaaaaacacaaattcaGAAAAAGCCAGATgcaaaaatgaccaaaaaagatgAGAAATCATACTTGTAAGCCATTTTTGGTGCTTTGCCTTGCAGAAGGTTCagtgtgggtttttttttttgggggcaATGAGAATTTGGTGAACCGTGTTGTCTGTATGCAAAGTGGGTGATTCTTTTATAGGGACTGTGAGATGATTGTTTTGATGGTGTGAAGTCGCGAGCAGTGACGACTGAGGACAGGACCTCGTCACGTCTGAGTTTTAATATTAATCGTAGGGTCAGCAGACCGTGATAAGAAAGTTAAGGATGACGACTGTTTCtatattttgatattgatCCAACCGTCATCCACCGGTCAGTAATGAAAGCCATCTACCACCAAGTCGGAAGATTCTGGATTCTTGGGTggatttgtttcattttttatttctcttttttaccGGTCTACATTTTTTATCTCTTGGGAAAAACAAGGATTACTCCtcttatattttgatttgaagaagaattttaatttgacatctcttcaaacaaatattataGTAGCCGACGCAATCTAATTTGGTAAAAAAAGTCTTGACTTATATATTAATGGTTTCAAGTTCGAACTCTATAATATCCTATTTGTTTGcatgaaggaattgaaaattacatagaattctaaaatgacgGAATTTAGATTTatatcatttcaatttctggtTATTGAAGATTTCaatgtttggatttatgtatgtcAATTTTCTAAATGacataattttgtaaatgacactatgaaaattgtgaaatgacgcctattttggtggaaattaaactcgGCAATTTGATGCCCTaatttccataattttttctatgtgttatttaataaattccgtGCCTAAGTTGCCAAATAAaggaattgtcaatttctcatcttaaattcccaatttttagctaaatttggAGTTATTTTCCCTCATCCAAATAGAGGGACGTTTGGATGAagtaattgaaaattacatagaattctaaaatgacataatttaaattttcgtcatttcaatttctagTAATTGAAGATTTGAGTGTCCTGTTGAGGTTCACATCGGTACAAAAGAATTGAATACATTGCCAATACCACTTGAAAGGGGCGAAGCAGACAACATAGAATCGTCTGCTTACATCAAACCGTCTGGTTGATTTGATGCCAAGGGTGGTCGTAGATCATAAGATTTTTCTTTAACTCGGAAAGCAGCACAAGCGAACTTCAAAATAGTGTATATAAGAGAGAGGCAAGGGTCATTCGAGTAGAACTATGAATTTCTAGGGTAAATctaatgaacttttttttgtaCTTACATTTTTATTGAcctttttataaacaaaagtatatattaaattatataaaccacACTAATTCATAGTTCTATTCCATTGGCTAATTTCTAATAAATTTTAACgtaaaacaaatacatattaaatgGAACAAGAAAACTGATATTATCAAAATGAAAGTATGCCCGACAACAAATGTATTTTTGTTACTTCCAAGCAATTAAATTCATAGATAATTGGTGTTTTTTAGACTTTAATACATTAATACACACACTGGACTGtatttaaaacaaatcaaatgtaGGTATGATTATTTTTCAACCCAAAAGCATCACTAGGTTACAGCCCAAGTTAGCCTTTAACTTAGTTACgcgcccccccccccccccacccTCCCTTTCTAAATTtggcaacaaaaaagaagaaaaaagaaataaaaattccacatatttctcacatattattaagTAAAAATTACATACTAAATttgtaaataattaatatttaaaaactctATATGACTGAATTTTTCACTgtatctttaaaattttgcagAATAATACACTTAAAATTTTGCTGAATTATTCTTTTGTACGACTTTTACAAATAGAACATGGTTCAGAAAGAATTTAGATTTGTAAAACTACAAACTACCACATCATTTGATGAACAAAGTGCATCATGAAATTTCCATACGTAAGCTCAAAGAGTTTATAAATTGGTTTATTGAAA
Protein-coding regions in this window:
- the LOC18773560 gene encoding glutathione S-transferase L3 — translated: MAYKHEDLSPPLDSTSSPPPLFDGTTRLYVCYTCPFAQRVWITRNYKGLQDKIKLVPINLQNRPAWYKEKVYPENKVPSLEHNGKVIGESLDLIKYVDNNFEGPSLFPTDPERRKFGEELITYTDTFTRALYSSFKGDAAKEADAQFDYLENALKKFDDGPFFLGQFSLVDIAYIPFVERLQVFLSEVFKYDITAGRPKLAAWFEEINKIEAYKVTKTDPKQLVEFYKKRFLDQQ